Proteins from a genomic interval of Rhodospirillaceae bacterium:
- a CDS encoding phosphate ABC transporter ATP-binding protein — MTTQAKITVKDLNVYYGEKQALKSVTLDILSSQVTALIGPSGCGKSTFLRCLNRMNDVIASCRIQGEILLDGHNIYDPQIDVVTLRAKVGMVFQKPNPFPKSIYENIAYAPKLHGLANNRQQLDAIVTNSLEKAGLWKEVKDRLKEPALSLSGGQQQRLCIARAIAINPNVILMDEPCSALDPIATAKVEELIDELCHNFTIVIVTHSMQQAARVSQKTAFFHLGELIESGATDEIFTSPQDQRTQGYITGRFG; from the coding sequence ATGACAACCCAAGCGAAGATAACTGTTAAAGACTTAAATGTTTATTATGGGGAAAAACAGGCCCTCAAGTCTGTGACCTTGGACATCCTGTCGTCCCAAGTAACCGCTTTAATTGGCCCATCCGGCTGCGGTAAATCTACTTTCCTGCGGTGCTTAAACCGGATGAATGATGTGATCGCCAGTTGCCGTATCCAAGGCGAAATCCTTTTAGATGGCCACAACATTTATGATCCCCAAATTGATGTAGTCACCTTGCGTGCCAAAGTTGGGATGGTTTTCCAAAAACCGAACCCTTTTCCCAAATCAATTTATGAAAATATTGCCTACGCTCCTAAATTGCATGGATTAGCCAATAACCGGCAGCAACTGGATGCCATTGTTACGAACAGCCTAGAAAAAGCAGGGTTATGGAAAGAAGTCAAAGACCGTTTGAAGGAACCAGCTTTATCGCTGTCTGGCGGCCAACAACAGCGGCTTTGCATTGCCCGGGCAATTGCTATCAATCCCAATGTTATTTTGATGGATGAACCCTGTTCAGCACTTGACCCCATTGCGACCGCTAAGGTTGAGGAATTGATTGATGAGTTATGCCACAATTTCACGATTGTCATCGTGACCCATTCCATGCAGCAAGCGGCCCGCGTTTCTCAAAAAACTGCTTTTTTCCATCTGGGTGAATTGATTGAAAGTGGCGCAACCGACGAAATTTTTACCAGCCCTCAGGATCAGCGCACCCAAGGATATATCACCGGACGTTTCGGCTAA
- a CDS encoding response regulator: MTILIVEDDPALMAILEYNLECAGYQAILAKDGEIALTLIREQKPDLVIADWMVPKISGIELCRILRRSPQFYLLPILILTARTEEDDKLRGLETGADDYMTKPFSTKELLARVKSLLRRSLQLTSNSQLLYANLTVDLDHHQVYQEQELILLSPTEFKLLRHLLLNQGRPLTREQLLDAVWGQGHYIDLRTVDVHIGRLRQALYNPKKPNDPDIIRTVRSVGYMVDKLRSSPAI; encoded by the coding sequence ATGACAATTTTGATTGTTGAAGATGATCCAGCCCTGATGGCTATCCTGGAATATAACTTAGAGTGTGCAGGTTACCAGGCGATCCTGGCTAAAGATGGTGAGATTGCCTTAACATTGATCCGGGAACAGAAACCCGACTTGGTGATTGCCGATTGGATGGTGCCTAAAATTTCTGGCATAGAACTTTGCCGGATCTTAAGACGTTCCCCACAATTTTATTTATTGCCCATCCTTATTTTGACAGCCCGTACGGAGGAAGATGACAAGCTGCGCGGGCTGGAAACAGGCGCTGATGATTATATGACCAAACCGTTCAGCACCAAGGAATTGCTGGCCCGGGTGAAAAGCCTGCTGCGGCGTAGTTTGCAGTTAACCTCAAACAGCCAATTGCTTTATGCCAATTTAACCGTTGATCTTGACCATCACCAAGTTTATCAGGAACAAGAGTTGATTTTATTAAGCCCAACAGAATTTAAACTATTAAGGCATTTGCTGCTAAACCAAGGCCGTCCGTTAACCAGGGAACAATTGCTGGATGCAGTGTGGGGCCAAGGTCACTATATTGATCTTCGAACAGTTGATGTCCACATCGGGCGCTTGCGGCAGGCCCTATATAATCCTAAGAAGCCCAACGACCCCGATATAATCCGTACCGTCCGATCCGTTGGGTATATGGTTGATAAACTTAGGTCTTCCCCTGCGATTTAA
- a CDS encoding MFS transporter has product MSARDSTNKIRINSILGQNQHLGSPKKSWWLRAVGLYTDRRSFALLLLGISAGMPYFLLHGSLTAWLREGGVDRAMIGYISWVGVFYGVKVLWAPLVDQIKIPLLTRFLGKRRGWILLSQIGIVSGLLLMVWGAPVFPDPILDQPKGLGNLTYLGNMGMFILAILWVAFWSATQDIAIDAYRIEVAGEEFQGAMVSNYILGYRIAGSLVVGVGAFYLADLLSWPDAYLLMAACFLPLILVVLLSHEPQAYSTSPARGFLAHIQQAVLRPFIEFFQRQSWSSALVILGFIALCKVSDIVMGPMVNPLYKDLGFTNIEIANITKVYGFAITILGGFIAGILVARYSAKRLLLPAIILLAVPNLMFMVLADHPKDILLLASAISADNFGNGLAATILVAYFSGLANKAYTATQYALFSSLMNLPGTILGGFSGWITEQVGYSNFFLISACLALPALSLAFILQWRPGVKSQGKT; this is encoded by the coding sequence ATGAGCGCAAGAGATTCAACAAACAAAATTCGGATTAATAGCATATTGGGACAAAACCAACATTTAGGTTCACCTAAAAAATCTTGGTGGTTGAGAGCGGTCGGTCTGTATACAGACCGCCGCAGTTTTGCCTTGTTATTGCTGGGGATATCTGCAGGCATGCCGTATTTCCTGTTGCATGGATCCTTAACCGCTTGGTTGCGTGAGGGTGGCGTGGATCGAGCAATGATAGGCTATATCAGTTGGGTTGGAGTTTTCTACGGGGTGAAAGTTTTATGGGCCCCCTTGGTAGATCAAATAAAAATCCCCCTTCTTACCCGGTTCTTGGGAAAGCGGCGCGGCTGGATTTTGCTGTCCCAGATAGGGATTGTCAGTGGATTATTATTGATGGTTTGGGGAGCACCTGTTTTTCCTGACCCTATACTTGATCAGCCTAAAGGCCTTGGAAATTTAACATATCTTGGGAATATGGGGATGTTTATCCTGGCGATTTTGTGGGTGGCCTTTTGGTCGGCAACCCAGGATATTGCCATTGATGCCTACCGGATCGAGGTGGCTGGGGAAGAGTTCCAAGGAGCTATGGTTTCCAATTACATTTTGGGCTATCGCATCGCCGGATCTTTGGTGGTAGGGGTGGGGGCTTTTTATTTGGCGGATTTATTGTCGTGGCCAGATGCCTATTTATTGATGGCTGCTTGTTTCCTGCCACTTATCCTGGTGGTTTTGCTGTCTCATGAACCTCAAGCTTACTCAACATCTCCTGCAAGGGGGTTTCTTGCACACATCCAACAAGCTGTTTTAAGGCCCTTTATTGAGTTTTTTCAACGCCAATCTTGGAGTAGCGCTCTTGTTATTTTGGGGTTTATCGCTCTTTGCAAAGTCAGTGATATTGTCATGGGGCCAATGGTCAACCCTCTTTACAAAGATTTGGGGTTTACGAATATCGAAATTGCCAATATTACCAAGGTTTATGGATTTGCGATCACTATATTAGGGGGGTTCATAGCAGGAATTTTAGTTGCCCGCTATTCTGCTAAGAGGTTGTTGTTGCCTGCTATCATTTTACTAGCTGTGCCTAACCTGATGTTTATGGTGCTGGCAGACCATCCAAAAGATATCCTATTATTGGCTTCAGCCATCAGTGCCGATAATTTTGGCAATGGCTTGGCGGCTACAATTTTAGTTGCTTATTTCTCGGGCTTGGCCAATAAGGCCTATACGGCTACGCAATATGCTTTATTCAGTTCTTTAATGAACTTACCAGGCACCATCTTGGGCGGATTTTCAGGCTGGATAACCGAGCAGGTTGGCTATAGCAATTTCTTTTTGATCAGTGCGTGCTTGGCATTGCCAGCTCTTTCCTTGGCCTTTATCCTGCAATGGCGCCCAGGGGTTAAATCGCAGGGGAAGACCTAA
- a CDS encoding adenosine kinase, protein MANHQYDVVAIGNAIVDILAHVESVFLDKAGLKKGAMTLINEAQSDKLYELMGPATEVSGGSAANTAAGLASLGVRTAFIGKVRNDQLGNIFRHDIQAAGVHFDSQALVKGPSTARCMVFVTPDSHRTLQTYLGACVTLSTKDVPKTLIESAAITYLEGYLWDSPSAAAACEQAIDYAKKKGKKVSISLSDPYCVDRHRQKFQKLCEVTDILFANDAEIMALWQTDQLASAVEQTRQQVPLAAVTQGAAGSLIITKQETILVKAVPVRDIVDTTGAGDLYAAGFLYGFVRGYPLKDCGAIASLAAAEIISHLGARPAVSLSKLLEGSRIIL, encoded by the coding sequence ATGGCTAACCACCAATATGATGTTGTGGCGATTGGCAATGCTATCGTTGATATTTTGGCGCATGTTGAAAGTGTTTTTCTGGATAAAGCGGGACTTAAAAAAGGGGCAATGACCCTGATTAATGAAGCCCAATCGGATAAATTATATGAATTGATGGGCCCAGCCACCGAAGTTTCCGGCGGTTCTGCCGCCAATACGGCAGCGGGTTTAGCATCGCTTGGGGTTCGGACTGCTTTCATTGGCAAGGTACGCAATGACCAGCTTGGCAATATTTTTCGCCATGATATTCAAGCCGCTGGCGTTCATTTCGATAGTCAAGCGTTGGTCAAGGGGCCATCAACAGCCAGATGTATGGTTTTTGTGACCCCCGATTCCCACCGTACGTTGCAAACTTATTTGGGGGCCTGCGTAACCCTTTCAACTAAAGATGTGCCGAAAACTTTAATTGAATCTGCGGCGATCACCTATCTCGAGGGATATTTATGGGATTCCCCTTCGGCCGCTGCCGCCTGCGAGCAGGCTATTGATTATGCCAAGAAGAAAGGTAAAAAAGTTTCCATCAGCCTTTCCGACCCTTATTGCGTTGATAGGCACCGGCAAAAATTCCAAAAATTGTGCGAGGTTACGGATATCCTTTTTGCCAATGATGCCGAGATCATGGCTTTATGGCAAACAGATCAGTTGGCGTCTGCGGTTGAGCAAACCAGGCAACAGGTGCCTTTGGCAGCTGTTACCCAAGGGGCTGCAGGTTCTTTGATCATTACCAAGCAAGAAACCATCCTTGTTAAAGCTGTCCCTGTTCGGGATATTGTTGACACCACCGGTGCAGGTGACTTATATGCAGCAGGATTTTTATATGGTTTTGTTCGAGGATATCCATTAAAAGATTGTGGGGCAATTGCATCCCTTGCCGCCGCAGAAATTATCAGCCATTTGGGTGCTAGGCCAGCTGTTTCTCTATCAAAGCTTTTAGAAGGTTCGCGTATTATTTTATAA
- the typA gene encoding translational GTPase TypA — translation MLLRNLAIIAHVDHGKTTLVDQLLRQSGTFRANQQMVERVMDSNELEKERGITILAKCTSVTWKGIKLNIVDTPGHADFGGEVERILNMVDGVVVLVDAAEGPMPQTKFVTMKALKQGLKPIVVINKVDRPDARAQEVQNLVFDLFALLGATDEQLDFPTLFASSKQGWAAHSLDAPRLNLEPLFDLIVKHVAPPTCNPDEKFAMLATIIESDPYLGRILTGRINTGKAKVNMPVKALSPDGKVIEQGRLTKLLAFRGVERIPVEQAVAGDIIAIAGLGAPTVADTICDPAVMTPIPAQPIDPPTLSINISVNDSPLAGREGNKVTSREIRARLWKEGEGNVAIRVKESDQKDSFEVSGRGELQLGVLIETMRREGFELSISRPKVIYQQDPVTSQRLEPFEEVLVDVDEEYAGVVVEKIGMRRGEMSDMQPSGSGKTRVTFIVPSRGLIGYHGEFMTDTRGTGVMNRLFHGYAPYKGAIGGRRNGVLISTSNGKAVTYALWYLEERGILMVPPGVDVYEGMILGEHSRENDLDVNPIKEKHLSNVRTTAKEEAIRLTPPLIMTLEKAMSYIQEDELVEVTPKNIRLRKKYLNPNERKRFNKQNSD, via the coding sequence ATGTTACTCAGAAATTTAGCAATTATTGCCCACGTCGATCACGGTAAGACAACCTTAGTTGATCAGTTGTTACGCCAAAGCGGAACATTTCGCGCCAACCAGCAAATGGTGGAAAGGGTGATGGATTCGAATGAGCTTGAAAAGGAACGCGGTATCACTATTTTGGCCAAATGCACGTCGGTTACGTGGAAAGGCATTAAGCTGAATATTGTGGATACGCCGGGGCACGCCGATTTCGGCGGAGAAGTTGAGCGTATTTTAAACATGGTGGATGGGGTCGTGGTGTTGGTGGATGCAGCTGAAGGGCCTATGCCGCAAACCAAATTTGTGACCATGAAAGCTTTAAAACAAGGGTTGAAGCCGATTGTGGTCATTAACAAGGTGGATCGTCCTGATGCCCGAGCCCAAGAGGTACAAAATCTGGTTTTTGATTTGTTTGCCTTATTGGGTGCTACCGATGAGCAACTTGATTTTCCAACCCTTTTCGCATCTTCCAAGCAGGGATGGGCCGCACATTCCTTAGATGCCCCCCGCCTAAATCTAGAGCCGCTTTTTGATTTGATTGTCAAACACGTGGCGCCGCCGACATGCAACCCCGATGAAAAATTCGCTATGCTTGCTACCATTATCGAATCAGATCCCTATTTGGGGCGTATTTTAACAGGGCGTATCAATACGGGAAAAGCAAAAGTCAATATGCCAGTCAAGGCACTAAGCCCCGATGGAAAGGTCATCGAACAAGGACGTCTAACCAAATTATTGGCTTTCCGCGGTGTGGAACGGATCCCAGTTGAGCAAGCAGTTGCAGGTGATATTATAGCCATTGCGGGGTTAGGGGCACCCACCGTGGCCGATACCATTTGCGATCCCGCTGTCATGACCCCCATTCCAGCCCAACCCATTGATCCGCCAACCCTGTCCATTAATATCAGCGTGAATGATTCACCCCTAGCTGGACGGGAAGGTAATAAAGTTACCAGCCGAGAAATTCGCGCCAGGCTTTGGAAGGAAGGCGAGGGGAACGTCGCCATTCGCGTCAAGGAATCGGATCAGAAGGATTCGTTTGAGGTTTCTGGACGGGGTGAATTGCAATTGGGTGTGTTGATTGAAACCATGCGGCGGGAAGGCTTTGAATTGTCCATCAGCCGACCGAAGGTGATTTATCAGCAAGATCCCGTAACTTCACAACGCTTGGAACCGTTCGAGGAGGTATTGGTTGACGTGGACGAAGAGTATGCGGGCGTTGTGGTTGAAAAAATTGGCATGCGTCGGGGGGAAATGTCTGACATGCAGCCATCCGGCAGCGGCAAAACCCGTGTCACTTTCATTGTGCCGTCTCGCGGATTGATCGGTTATCATGGCGAATTTATGACGGATACCCGGGGTACAGGTGTTATGAACAGGTTGTTCCACGGTTATGCGCCTTATAAAGGAGCCATTGGCGGCCGACGTAATGGCGTATTGATTTCTACTTCCAACGGTAAAGCTGTAACCTATGCTTTATGGTATTTGGAAGAACGGGGTATTTTGATGGTTCCCCCCGGCGTTGATGTGTATGAAGGGATGATCCTCGGCGAGCATTCGCGTGAGAATGATTTGGACGTGAATCCGATTAAGGAAAAGCATCTCAGCAACGTTCGGACAACGGCGAAAGAAGAGGCTATCCGCCTGACTCCACCGCTGATCATGACGTTAGAAAAAGCGATGTCTTATATCCAAGAAGATGAATTGGTTGAAGTCACGCCCAAGAACATCCGCCTACGCAAGAAATACTTAAACCCTAATGAGCGCAAGAGATTCAACAAACAAAATTCGGATTAA
- the phoU gene encoding phosphate signaling complex protein PhoU, whose translation MVNLPEHIVKSFDDQLKQLGNILVEMGALVESQLQQAVEALASHDLKQAKEVVEQDQKIDSRDQMVSNLVVKILALRQPMAQDLREVVSSLRISSDLERMGDYAANVAKRVPALPETMMNGQFMTGIARMGKAVQQIVKNVLDAYINKNIDQALQAWRQDEEVDALYTSVFRELLTYMMEDVRTIGGCIHLLFIAKNIERIGDHATNIAETIYFMVHGSPIKGDRPKSDHTITNSYLTPTPSALPKKESPK comes from the coding sequence ATGGTAAATTTACCCGAACATATTGTGAAATCATTTGATGACCAATTAAAACAATTAGGCAATATCCTTGTTGAAATGGGTGCTTTGGTCGAATCGCAACTACAACAGGCGGTCGAAGCCTTGGCGTCCCATGATTTGAAACAAGCGAAAGAAGTGGTTGAGCAAGACCAAAAAATTGACTCGCGCGATCAAATGGTCAGTAATTTAGTTGTCAAAATCCTGGCACTCAGGCAACCGATGGCCCAAGATTTACGAGAAGTTGTCTCCTCTTTAAGAATTTCCAGTGATTTGGAGCGCATGGGCGATTATGCCGCCAACGTTGCCAAACGTGTCCCAGCATTACCCGAAACCATGATGAACGGACAGTTTATGACAGGTATTGCCCGGATGGGCAAAGCCGTGCAACAAATTGTTAAAAATGTGTTGGATGCCTATATCAATAAAAATATAGATCAAGCCCTGCAAGCCTGGCGGCAGGATGAAGAAGTGGACGCCCTTTATACCAGCGTCTTCCGGGAGCTTCTGACCTATATGATGGAAGATGTACGCACCATCGGTGGGTGTATCCATCTATTGTTTATTGCCAAGAATATTGAGCGGATCGGCGACCACGCCACCAATATTGCGGAAACCATTTATTTTATGGTGCATGGCTCCCCAATTAAAGGGGACCGTCCCAAAAGCGATCACACGATTACCAATTCTTACCTAACTCCCACCCCATCTGCTCTTCCTAAGAAGGAATCGCCCAAATAG